The Neobacillus sp. OS1-2 genome includes a window with the following:
- a CDS encoding TIGR01777 family oxidoreductase, whose translation MKIVIAGGSGFIGKKLTDVLLEKGHKIIILTRNDQRPSGNISYVKWLKEGTFPEREIKKADVFINLAGVSINNGRWNTSHQKQIYDSRMKGTDELVRVITALPEKPSVLINASAIGIYKASLTAKYTEDSEEKANNFLGKTVNDWENKAKEAEAHNVRAVLMRFGVVLGNEGGALPLMALPYKLFAGGTVGSGEQWVSWVHIKDVIRAITFAIEKDKVSGPVNVTAPSPVKMKEFGKTIGKVINRPHWLPVPPFAMKMVLGKKSSLVLEGQHVVPKVLMEEDFEFMFPSLQPALADLLKK comes from the coding sequence ATGAAGATCGTTATTGCGGGTGGATCGGGATTTATTGGGAAGAAATTAACAGACGTCCTGCTGGAAAAAGGGCATAAAATTATTATTCTTACAAGGAATGATCAGCGACCATCAGGAAATATTTCATATGTCAAGTGGCTGAAGGAAGGTACTTTTCCTGAAAGGGAAATAAAAAAGGCAGATGTATTTATTAATTTAGCAGGGGTTTCTATAAACAATGGAAGGTGGAATACAAGCCATCAAAAACAAATTTATGACAGCCGGATGAAAGGAACGGATGAGTTAGTAAGAGTTATCACTGCCTTGCCAGAAAAGCCTTCTGTTCTAATTAATGCAAGTGCGATCGGTATTTACAAGGCGTCTCTTACTGCTAAATATACTGAGGATTCGGAAGAAAAGGCAAATAATTTCCTCGGTAAAACTGTTAACGACTGGGAGAACAAAGCGAAAGAAGCAGAAGCACATAATGTTCGCGCAGTTCTTATGAGATTCGGTGTTGTCCTTGGTAATGAGGGCGGGGCGCTTCCCCTAATGGCACTCCCATATAAATTGTTCGCGGGTGGTACAGTTGGTTCAGGTGAACAATGGGTATCTTGGGTGCATATAAAGGATGTTATTCGAGCGATCACTTTCGCAATTGAAAAGGATAAAGTGAGCGGACCTGTCAATGTCACGGCACCATCTCCAGTTAAAATGAAGGAGTTTGGTAAAACAATTGGCAAAGTTATAAACCGTCCACATTGGTTGCCTGTTCCTCCTTTTGCGATGAAAATGGTCCTGGGAAAAAAAAGTTCGCTTGTTCTTGAAGGTCAGCATGTTGTTCCCAAGGTGTTAATGGAAGAGGACTTTGAATTCATGTTTCCATCACTGCAACCTGCGTTAGCAGATTTGCTTAAAAAGTAG
- a CDS encoding aminopeptidase P family protein, giving the protein MKKDFFVKNRNRLYEKLETDSLLVLFAGKAPQKSADEAYQFVPNRNFYYLTGIDESNIIFLVHKTNQTVEEYLFIEKSDPILEKWVGKTISMDQAEEVSGISKIHYIDQFESMLSRIFLNNSLTNLYLDLERRELDSVTTKAQQFAGKMQVNYPFLLIKNVYRDICGLRVFKTFEEIEEIKKAIAITYDGIKNLLSYAKAGMKEYQLEAHFDFALKCAGVRHYAFPTIVASGKNGTVLHYDKNDATVEEGSLVLLDLGAQYNYYNADISYTFPVNGTFSEKQKTFYNIVLKALRETTELIKPGVPYAKLNEHTKKILADECIKIGLIKEESEIGNYYYHGVSHFLGLDTHDVGDYKNLILQPGMVLTVEPGLYIEEEGIGIRIEDDVLVTEEGHEVLSKEIFRSVEEIEAFMNK; this is encoded by the coding sequence ATGAAAAAGGATTTTTTTGTTAAAAATCGAAATCGATTATATGAAAAGCTAGAAACTGATTCGCTTCTGGTTTTGTTTGCCGGTAAGGCCCCGCAAAAATCTGCAGACGAGGCATATCAATTTGTACCAAATCGTAACTTTTATTACCTAACTGGCATTGACGAATCGAATATCATTTTTTTAGTACATAAGACAAATCAAACAGTAGAAGAGTACTTATTTATTGAAAAATCAGATCCTATTTTAGAAAAATGGGTGGGTAAAACGATTTCAATGGATCAGGCAGAGGAAGTTTCCGGAATCAGTAAAATTCATTATATTGACCAATTTGAATCCATGCTATCTCGAATTTTCCTCAATAACTCACTAACAAATTTATATTTAGATCTCGAAAGAAGAGAATTGGATAGTGTTACCACAAAAGCGCAGCAATTTGCAGGTAAAATGCAAGTGAATTATCCATTCTTACTCATTAAAAATGTCTATCGTGATATTTGTGGGTTACGCGTTTTTAAAACATTTGAAGAAATTGAAGAAATAAAAAAGGCTATTGCCATTACCTATGACGGAATTAAAAACCTATTAAGCTATGCCAAAGCTGGCATGAAGGAATATCAGCTTGAGGCCCATTTTGATTTTGCCCTAAAGTGCGCAGGGGTAAGACACTATGCGTTTCCTACGATCGTGGCTAGCGGAAAAAATGGCACCGTTCTGCATTATGACAAAAATGATGCTACTGTTGAAGAAGGCAGTCTCGTTCTACTTGATTTAGGTGCACAATATAACTATTACAATGCAGATATTAGTTATACGTTCCCGGTGAATGGTACGTTTTCGGAAAAACAAAAAACATTCTATAACATTGTTTTAAAAGCATTAAGAGAAACAACAGAACTGATTAAACCCGGCGTCCCTTATGCCAAACTGAATGAGCATACAAAGAAAATCTTAGCAGATGAGTGTATCAAAATTGGCTTGATCAAGGAAGAGAGTGAAATCGGAAATTACTATTATCATGGTGTTAGTCATTTCCTAGGTCTAGATACCCATGATGTTGGCGATTATAAGAACTTAATCCTGCAACCTGGAATGGTGTTAACTGTAGAGCCAGGGCTATATATCGAAGAAGAAGGAATTGGAATCCGGATAGAGGATGATGTGTTAGTTACCGAGGAAGGCCATGAGGTACTTTCAAAGGAAATCTTCCGGTCGGTTGAAGAAATAGAAGCATTTATGAACAAATAG
- the kynA gene encoding tryptophan 2,3-dioxygenase, which yields MGHSENGEQKKSTGLENEIQTDFQKDMSYSDYLHLDDLLSSQHQLSNHHDELLFIIIHQTSELWMKLILHELNAAIQSISRNELEPSFKMLSRVARIQQQLIQSWNVLTTLTPADYMQFRHKLGHSSGFQSYQNRLIEFALGQKNAYTLSVYKHQIDRYASMMKSLHEPSIYDVSISALAANGLPIDEKVLNRDWSNSYEPNLSVEEAWLTVYRNTDKYWDLYELAEKLLDIGNQQQLWRFNHMSTVERIIGHKKGTGGSSGVTYLKKVLNQSFFPELISLRTKL from the coding sequence ATGGGACATTCAGAAAACGGGGAGCAAAAAAAGTCAACTGGACTTGAAAATGAAATTCAAACAGATTTTCAAAAAGACATGTCCTACAGCGATTATCTACATCTTGATGACCTTTTATCCAGCCAGCATCAGCTTTCGAATCACCATGATGAATTGCTGTTTATCATCATACATCAAACGAGTGAATTATGGATGAAGCTTATTCTCCATGAATTGAATGCAGCGATCCAAAGTATTTCTCGTAACGAGCTGGAACCATCATTTAAAATGCTGTCGCGCGTGGCAAGAATTCAACAACAATTAATTCAGTCATGGAACGTTCTTACTACATTGACCCCAGCAGACTATATGCAGTTTCGTCATAAGCTGGGCCATTCTTCCGGTTTCCAATCCTATCAAAACCGCCTGATTGAATTTGCTTTAGGCCAAAAAAATGCTTACACCCTCTCAGTTTATAAACATCAAATTGATCGGTATGCATCCATGATGAAATCACTACATGAACCAAGTATCTATGATGTCTCCATCTCAGCTCTTGCAGCTAACGGACTACCTATTGATGAAAAAGTGCTAAACCGGGATTGGTCGAATAGCTATGAGCCCAATCTTAGTGTGGAGGAAGCATGGTTGACCGTTTATCGCAATACCGACAAATACTGGGATCTATATGAGCTGGCAGAAAAATTGCTAGACATCGGTAATCAACAACAACTCTGGCGCTTTAACCATATGTCCACAGTAGAAAGAATTATTGGGCATAAAAAAGGCACAGGCGGCTCTTCCGGCGTTACCTATCTCAAAAAAGTGCTCAACCAATCATTTTTTCCAGAGCTCATAAGCCTTCGCACGAAATTATAA
- a CDS encoding amino acid ABC transporter permease, translated as MERVFIIIQIFFDTYEVFIFAALLTLRLTITSLLIGCLIGLIMAFFKISTNKWLNKLATGYIGLIRGTPLIVQIAILYFGIASVVTFSQFWAGALALAIHNGAYIAEIFRGSIQSIDRGQMEAARSLGMSYPLAMRRIILPQAFKFSIPPLGNQFIIGLKDSSLVAYVGMSELWGSGLSEAASNYRQLDTYIVVGLYYLILVMLFTYLLRKLEMRMDIDSKPIT; from the coding sequence ATGGAGAGGGTGTTTATCATTATTCAAATCTTCTTTGACACCTACGAAGTTTTTATTTTCGCTGCCCTTCTTACCTTAAGGTTAACGATCACATCGCTTTTAATAGGCTGTCTGATTGGACTCATCATGGCATTTTTCAAAATCTCCACAAATAAATGGCTCAATAAACTAGCGACTGGTTATATTGGCTTAATTCGAGGGACACCATTAATAGTTCAAATAGCGATTCTTTATTTTGGTATTGCCTCAGTTGTTACATTTTCGCAGTTTTGGGCGGGGGCGTTGGCATTAGCCATCCATAATGGGGCCTATATCGCAGAAATTTTCCGGGGGTCGATTCAATCAATTGATCGCGGGCAAATGGAGGCAGCGCGCTCACTTGGCATGAGTTACCCACTGGCGATGAGGAGAATTATTTTGCCACAGGCGTTCAAATTTTCCATTCCACCATTAGGGAATCAGTTTATTATTGGCTTAAAGGATTCTTCCTTAGTTGCCTATGTAGGGATGTCGGAGTTGTGGGGTTCAGGTCTAAGTGAGGCCGCGTCAAATTATCGACAATTGGATACGTATATCGTAGTCGGACTCTATTACCTAATACTGGTCATGCTTTTCACCTATCTTCTTAGAAAATTAGAAATGCGGATGGACATTGATTCGAAACCAATAACATGA
- a CDS encoding amino acid ABC transporter ATP-binding protein, producing the protein MIKVSRLVKSFGQQMVLNGIDLSVAQKEVVVIIGASGSGKSTLLRCLNFLEMPDHGEIMLMGEIISPAKTNLNKVREEVGMVFQHFNLFPHMNVLENVMEAPVYVRKMDKGQAREKSMILLEKVGLGEKASAYPRNLSGGQKQRVAIARALAMEPRIMLFDEPTSALDPELVGEVLQVMKQLAKEGMTMIVVTHEMGFAREVADRVVFMGDGRILEEAPPNEFFVHPQNEKAKQFLNKIL; encoded by the coding sequence ATGATTAAAGTAAGCAGACTTGTAAAATCTTTTGGCCAACAAATGGTTTTAAACGGGATTGATTTATCCGTAGCCCAAAAAGAAGTTGTTGTGATCATTGGTGCAAGTGGCTCCGGGAAAAGCACACTGCTTCGATGTCTTAACTTTCTTGAAATGCCGGATCATGGAGAAATTATGCTCATGGGGGAAATAATCTCCCCAGCCAAAACAAATCTCAATAAAGTCCGTGAAGAGGTCGGGATGGTGTTTCAACATTTTAATCTTTTCCCCCATATGAATGTGTTGGAAAATGTCATGGAGGCACCAGTATACGTTAGGAAAATGGACAAGGGACAAGCTAGAGAAAAGTCGATGATTTTACTTGAAAAGGTAGGCTTAGGTGAGAAAGCGTCGGCCTATCCAAGGAATTTATCGGGCGGGCAAAAACAACGGGTTGCGATTGCTCGAGCACTTGCAATGGAACCCCGGATTATGCTTTTTGATGAGCCTACATCTGCTCTTGATCCGGAATTAGTCGGTGAAGTCCTTCAAGTAATGAAGCAGCTGGCGAAAGAAGGAATGACGATGATTGTGGTCACACATGAAATGGGCTTCGCTCGGGAGGTTGCCGATCGGGTAGTTTTTATGGGGGATGGAAGAATCTTAGAAGAAGCACCGCCAAATGAATTCTTTGTCCACCCACAAAATGAGAAAGCTAAGCAGTTTTTAAACAAGATTCTCTAA
- a CDS encoding class I SAM-dependent methyltransferase, with amino-acid sequence MNSKTKWNRKYHERINVLKEPVPNPRLRNLSSYLMGGQALDLACGLGGNSLFLAEMKYEVKAIDISEVAITYIKTLATNNKLNIHPSVSDLTSGDKYHWGDNIFDLVIITYYLDRSLFPIVKTIIKKLGYFFMETFYQSPQNDNQGVSNQYKLHSQELLTEFDDWTILFFEENEQEGRQTIFCQKR; translated from the coding sequence ATGAACAGTAAGACGAAATGGAATAGAAAATATCATGAACGTATAAATGTGTTGAAGGAACCCGTTCCGAATCCAAGATTAAGGAACCTGTCTTCCTATCTTATGGGCGGCCAAGCGCTTGATCTTGCTTGTGGCCTTGGTGGAAATAGCTTGTTCCTGGCAGAGATGAAATACGAAGTCAAGGCAATTGATATATCAGAGGTCGCGATTACCTATATTAAGACGCTAGCAACAAACAATAAGCTCAACATTCATCCCAGTGTATCAGACCTTACGAGCGGGGATAAATACCATTGGGGAGACAATATTTTTGATTTGGTTATTATTACCTATTATCTCGATCGCTCACTTTTCCCAATTGTTAAAACGATCATCAAAAAGCTGGGGTATTTTTTCATGGAGACCTTCTACCAGTCACCACAGAACGACAATCAAGGAGTATCAAATCAATATAAACTCCACTCTCAGGAACTGTTAACTGAATTCGACGATTGGACCATCCTCTTTTTTGAAGAAAACGAACAAGAGGGACGGCAAACAATTTTTTGTCAGAAACGTTAA
- a CDS encoding ABC transporter substrate-binding protein — protein sequence MKKKWMLGLFVSLFMVSILLTACGSSEKSSGKGQKEFHYAMSGLYKPFNYKENGKLAGFDVEIGKELAKKMGMKPVPVTNPWETLIQGLQAKKYDAILASMTVTDERKKSVNFTNTYYVSGAQIFVAEDNQNIKSVADLKGKKIGVVKASTYKEIALQQTDQSNVVEYDSDITALMDLPTGRLDAVITDQMVGLPIIKEGTIKIKDVGEPLSHDDQAIAVRKEDKELLEKINKALDEIIKDGTYEKISNKWFGRSILGD from the coding sequence ATGAAAAAGAAATGGATGTTAGGGCTGTTTGTCTCTCTGTTTATGGTATCAATACTACTGACGGCATGTGGGAGTTCAGAAAAAAGCAGTGGAAAGGGTCAAAAGGAATTTCATTACGCCATGAGTGGGTTGTACAAGCCATTTAATTATAAAGAAAATGGTAAACTAGCTGGATTTGATGTTGAAATTGGAAAGGAGCTGGCGAAAAAAATGGGCATGAAACCCGTTCCGGTAACGAACCCATGGGAAACACTGATACAAGGATTGCAGGCGAAAAAATATGATGCCATTCTCGCTAGTATGACGGTTACAGATGAGCGTAAAAAGTCTGTGAATTTTACCAATACCTATTATGTTTCAGGAGCGCAAATTTTTGTGGCTGAAGACAACCAAAATATTAAATCTGTCGCTGATTTAAAGGGTAAGAAAATCGGAGTAGTAAAGGCTAGCACGTACAAGGAAATAGCGTTGCAACAGACAGATCAGAGTAATGTGGTGGAGTATGACAGTGATATTACTGCACTTATGGATCTGCCAACTGGCAGGCTGGATGCCGTCATTACGGATCAAATGGTCGGATTACCCATCATTAAAGAGGGAACAATCAAGATAAAGGATGTGGGTGAACCGCTTTCACACGATGATCAGGCTATTGCTGTCAGAAAGGAAGATAAGGAACTGCTTGAAAAAATAAATAAGGCATTGGATGAAATCATCAAGGATGGAACCTATGAGAAAATAAGTAATAAGTGGTTCGGACGCAGTATTTTAGGAGATTAG